Proteins encoded in a region of the Spiribacter sp. 1M189 genome:
- a CDS encoding metal-sensitive transcriptional regulator, whose amino-acid sequence MAETTNHCQLALDPAVRDAARQRLASIRGHVEGIVRMLERDDVYCVDVLRQLKAVDGALSKVGDAVLRSHLHHHVTSARERGDADVIVDELMEIMKYR is encoded by the coding sequence ATGGCCGAAACGACCAACCACTGCCAGCTCGCTCTTGACCCGGCGGTCCGGGATGCCGCGCGGCAACGGCTGGCCTCCATCCGCGGCCATGTCGAAGGCATCGTGCGCATGCTCGAGCGCGACGATGTCTACTGTGTCGATGTGCTGCGCCAGCTCAAGGCGGTGGACGGGGCGCTCTCCAAGGTGGGGGACGCGGTCCTCCGAAGCCACCTTCACCACCATGTCACCAGTGCGCGCGAGCGCGGCGACGCCGACGTCATCGTCGACGAGCTCATGGAGATCATGAAATACCGCTAG
- a CDS encoding bifunctional acetate--CoA ligase family protein/GNAT family N-acetyltransferase: MTVRNLDALFKPRSIAIIGASRRAGSVGAVLARNLFNGGFDGPIMPVNPKHEAIEGVLCYRDISDLPVTPDLAVVCTPPKTVPDIVRQLAERGTRGVIVITAGFGEGNDEEGMALRQATLDAARPNLTRIIGPNCLGLLVPGMGLNASFAHLAPPKGRIAFVTQSGAIVTSVLDWAERRGIGFSHMISLGDMADVDFGDTIDYLANDPNTRAILLYVEAITDARKFMSAARAAARMKPVIVVKAGRHAASAKAAASHTGALAGSDAVYDAAFRRAGMLRVDTLGELFAAVETLATTEPPAGDRLAILTNGGGIGVLATDALIGQGGQLAELPEETIESLNAVLPATWSHGNPVDIIGDAPGKRYADSLSILADTQDADAILVLNCPTAVADSMDAAEAVIAEQGRQRSGRGNRPTLLTCWVGEHTAQNARRRFAEAGIPSYTTPEGAVRAFMHMVAYRRSQEQLLETPPSVPELFTPDYETANRLVEKAAAEGREILSEPEAKQLLAAYGVEVVPTEVAGDPDSAAEAADRLGYPSAIKILSKDITHKSDVGGVVLDLENADAVRQAAEAMQRRVSETYPDAELQGFSVQPMVKRAGAWELIAGFTDDEQFGPVVLFGQGGTAVEVIKDQSLALPPLNLKLASDMISRTRIYRQLQGYRDRRPADLEAIALTLTRIAQIAADLSRVKELDINPLLASADGVVALDARVRIGENGQGTRRLAIRPYPRDLEKTVTADDGEHYLLRPILPEDEPALHRAFAHLTPEQIRLRFFAPMKQLSHMAAARFTQIDYNREMALIITDPDKVPGEAELYGAVHIHADPDGEKAEYSIIVRNDLTRQGLGRLLMEHVIDYARHRGIHEIDGDVLRENQPMLALCRQLGFEEHVDPEERDIIRVTLPLDMDSGGG; encoded by the coding sequence ATGACGGTCCGCAACCTCGACGCGCTGTTCAAGCCCCGTTCCATCGCCATCATTGGCGCCAGCCGGCGCGCCGGTTCGGTGGGTGCGGTGCTGGCCCGCAACCTGTTCAACGGCGGGTTCGACGGGCCCATCATGCCGGTCAACCCCAAGCATGAGGCCATCGAGGGCGTTCTCTGCTACCGCGACATCAGCGATCTGCCTGTCACGCCGGACCTGGCCGTTGTCTGCACGCCGCCGAAGACCGTGCCCGACATCGTCCGACAGCTGGCCGAGCGCGGCACCCGCGGCGTGATCGTGATCACCGCCGGCTTCGGTGAGGGCAATGACGAGGAAGGCATGGCACTCCGCCAGGCCACCCTGGACGCCGCGCGGCCCAATCTCACCCGCATCATCGGCCCCAACTGTCTGGGTCTGCTGGTCCCCGGTATGGGCCTCAACGCGAGCTTCGCCCACCTGGCACCACCCAAGGGACGGATCGCCTTCGTCACCCAGTCCGGCGCCATCGTCACCTCCGTGCTGGACTGGGCGGAACGTCGCGGCATCGGCTTCTCGCACATGATCTCGCTGGGTGACATGGCGGATGTCGACTTCGGCGACACCATTGACTACCTGGCCAACGACCCCAACACCCGCGCCATCCTGCTGTACGTCGAGGCCATCACCGATGCCCGCAAGTTCATGTCGGCGGCACGGGCCGCGGCCCGCATGAAGCCGGTGATCGTGGTCAAGGCCGGCCGCCACGCCGCCAGCGCCAAGGCGGCGGCCTCCCACACCGGGGCGCTGGCCGGCTCGGACGCCGTCTACGACGCGGCGTTCCGGCGCGCCGGCATGCTTCGGGTGGATACGCTTGGCGAGCTCTTTGCCGCGGTGGAAACCCTGGCCACGACAGAGCCGCCGGCGGGGGATCGCCTGGCGATCCTGACCAATGGCGGCGGGATTGGCGTACTGGCTACCGATGCGCTGATCGGCCAAGGGGGCCAACTGGCCGAGCTTCCCGAGGAGACCATCGAGTCACTGAACGCGGTGTTGCCGGCAACCTGGTCGCATGGCAATCCGGTGGACATCATCGGCGATGCGCCGGGCAAGCGCTATGCCGACTCGCTCTCCATCCTCGCCGATACCCAGGACGCCGACGCCATCCTGGTCCTGAACTGTCCCACCGCCGTCGCTGACAGCATGGACGCGGCCGAGGCGGTGATCGCCGAGCAGGGCCGCCAGCGCAGCGGCCGCGGCAACCGACCCACACTCCTGACCTGCTGGGTGGGCGAGCACACCGCCCAGAACGCCCGCCGGCGCTTCGCCGAAGCCGGCATTCCGAGTTACACCACACCCGAGGGCGCGGTGCGCGCCTTCATGCACATGGTCGCGTACCGCCGCAGCCAGGAGCAGCTGCTGGAAACGCCGCCGTCGGTGCCGGAGCTCTTCACGCCGGATTACGAGACCGCCAATCGGCTGGTGGAAAAGGCCGCGGCCGAGGGTCGAGAGATCCTCAGCGAGCCCGAGGCCAAGCAGCTGCTGGCGGCCTATGGCGTCGAAGTCGTACCCACGGAGGTGGCCGGCGACCCGGATAGCGCCGCGGAGGCGGCCGACCGCCTGGGCTATCCGTCGGCGATCAAGATCCTCTCCAAGGACATCACCCACAAGAGCGACGTGGGTGGTGTGGTGCTTGACCTGGAGAACGCCGACGCCGTCCGCCAGGCCGCCGAGGCCATGCAACGCCGTGTCTCGGAGACCTACCCCGACGCCGAACTCCAGGGCTTCAGCGTTCAGCCGATGGTCAAGCGGGCCGGTGCCTGGGAGCTCATTGCCGGCTTCACCGACGATGAACAGTTCGGACCGGTGGTGCTGTTCGGACAGGGCGGGACCGCCGTCGAGGTGATCAAGGACCAGTCACTGGCCCTGCCGCCGCTCAACCTCAAACTGGCCAGCGACATGATCTCCCGCACCCGGATCTACCGGCAGCTGCAGGGCTATCGCGATCGCCGGCCCGCCGACTTGGAAGCCATCGCGCTCACGCTCACGCGCATCGCCCAGATTGCGGCGGATCTCTCGCGGGTCAAGGAGCTCGATATCAACCCGCTGCTGGCGTCCGCCGACGGCGTGGTGGCGCTGGACGCCCGGGTACGGATCGGCGAGAACGGACAGGGCACCCGGCGCCTGGCGATCCGCCCCTATCCCCGCGACCTGGAAAAGACGGTGACCGCCGATGACGGCGAGCACTATCTGCTGCGGCCGATCCTGCCGGAGGACGAGCCGGCGCTGCACCGCGCTTTCGCCCATCTGACGCCGGAGCAGATCCGCCTGCGCTTCTTCGCGCCCATGAAGCAGCTCAGCCACATGGCCGCGGCGCGCTTCACGCAGATCGACTACAACCGCGAGATGGCACTGATCATCACCGACCCGGACAAGGTCCCCGGCGAAGCGGAGCTCTACGGCGCGGTGCATATCCATGCCGATCCGGACGGCGAGAAGGCCGAGTACTCGATCATCGTGCGCAACGACCTGACCCGGCAGGGTCTGGGCCGGTTGCTGATGGAGCATGTCATCGACTATGCCCGCCATCGCGGCATCCATGAGATCGACGGCGATGTGCTGCGGGAGAACCAGCCCATGCTCGCGCTCTGCCGCCAGCTGGGCTTTGAAGAGCATGTCGACCCGGAAGAGCGCGACATCATCCGGGTGACGCTGCCCCTGGACATGGACAGTGGCGGCGGCTGA
- the dinB gene encoding DNA polymerase IV, which yields MMRTIMHVDMDAFFASVELKRRPELNGQPVIVGGRGDPTRRGVVSTATYEARVFGIHSGMALRTAARLCPDAVFLPVDFPAYRAASDRVFEHLAAVTERLQPVGLDEAYLDISDRQEDALDIGRRLKADILASTDLVASVGIGPNRLLAKIASDLEKPDGLTWLRTSDVPGRVWPLPVRTLHGVGPRTGERLAALGVETVGDLAALPADQLRGEFSERHARSLQRAAHGEDDRPVQTERVRKSIGRERTFQQDCRSSGRLAYEARQMLDSVHARLTERGLAARTVTVKLRYRDFTTHTRSRSLSVPTDRLSPLADAVRECLFAHRLHRAVRLLGVQLSGLTPAAAAGA from the coding sequence ATGATGCGGACCATCATGCATGTCGACATGGACGCGTTCTTTGCATCGGTGGAGCTCAAACGCCGTCCCGAGCTCAACGGCCAGCCGGTGATCGTGGGCGGGCGGGGCGACCCGACCCGGCGTGGCGTTGTCTCCACCGCCACCTACGAGGCGCGGGTGTTCGGCATTCACTCGGGTATGGCGCTGCGCACGGCGGCAAGGCTCTGCCCCGATGCGGTTTTCCTGCCGGTGGATTTTCCGGCCTATCGCGCGGCCTCCGATCGGGTGTTCGAACACCTGGCCGCGGTCACCGAGCGGCTGCAACCCGTGGGGCTGGACGAGGCCTATCTGGATATCAGCGACCGGCAAGAGGATGCACTCGACATCGGTCGGCGGCTGAAGGCCGACATCCTGGCCAGCACCGACCTGGTGGCCTCGGTGGGCATCGGTCCCAACCGGCTGCTGGCCAAGATCGCCTCCGATCTGGAAAAGCCCGACGGGCTGACCTGGCTGCGGACGTCGGATGTCCCCGGTCGCGTCTGGCCGCTGCCGGTGCGTACCCTGCATGGTGTTGGACCGCGGACGGGGGAACGCCTCGCCGCGCTGGGCGTGGAAACGGTGGGCGACCTGGCCGCCCTGCCAGCGGATCAGCTGCGGGGCGAATTCAGCGAACGCCACGCCCGGTCACTGCAGCGCGCCGCCCATGGCGAGGATGATCGACCGGTTCAGACCGAGCGGGTGCGCAAATCCATCGGCCGCGAGCGTACCTTCCAGCAGGACTGCCGCAGCAGCGGTCGACTGGCCTACGAGGCGCGCCAGATGCTGGATAGTGTCCATGCGCGGCTCACCGAACGCGGTCTCGCCGCCCGGACGGTGACCGTCAAGCTGCGCTACCGCGATTTCACTACCCATACCCGTTCCCGCAGCCTGTCGGTGCCCACCGACCGTCTCTCACCGCTGGCCGATGCGGTGCGCGAATGCCTGTTCGCCCATCGACTGCACCGTGCCGTGCGCTTGCTGGGGGTGCAGCTCTCGGGGCTGACCCCGGCCGCAGCGGCCGGAGCCTGA
- a CDS encoding alpha,alpha-trehalose-phosphate synthase (UDP-forming): MSRLVVVSNRVPTPKAGQPQAGGLAVALSDALARRGGLWFGWNGQLSAGPVTRPRLVQHDGIDYATLPLAKDDYDDFYLGYANAVIWPVFHFNLGAMDYQRRYSEGYARVNALFADALAPLLEPDDTVWIHDYHLMPLARELRERGVRNRIGFFLHIPFPDYDVLRAMPGHRRLLEDLCRFDLLGFQTENDRHAFEESASRAIGALVFSPGRLRHRSRHFRTGVYPVGVAVDELADLSRRTMTTPRVRRLLDGLGERDLMIGVDRLDYSKGLEQRFRAFEALLDDYPHRRGHTVLMQIASPSRGDIAEYAELRQRLEGLSGHINGTYADLDWAPIHYLNKTFARGSVVGLYRAARVGVVTPLRDGMNLVAKEFVASQDPDNPGVLVLSELAGAAAELTDAVQVNPYDIDAIAAGLNQALAMPLPERRRRHQRMMTTLREKDIGAWEQRFLNDLGEPTG, from the coding sequence TTGAGCCGACTGGTGGTGGTCTCCAATCGGGTCCCGACCCCTAAGGCCGGTCAGCCGCAGGCGGGCGGCCTGGCCGTGGCACTGTCCGATGCGCTGGCCCGGCGTGGCGGATTGTGGTTTGGCTGGAACGGGCAACTCAGCGCCGGCCCCGTCACCCGACCGCGACTGGTCCAGCACGACGGCATCGATTACGCCACCCTGCCACTGGCCAAGGACGACTACGACGACTTCTATCTTGGCTACGCCAATGCCGTGATCTGGCCGGTGTTCCACTTCAACCTGGGCGCCATGGACTACCAGCGCCGCTATTCCGAAGGCTATGCGCGGGTCAATGCGCTGTTCGCCGATGCGCTGGCACCGCTGCTCGAGCCCGACGATACCGTCTGGATCCATGACTATCACCTCATGCCCCTCGCCCGGGAGCTGCGCGAGCGGGGCGTGCGCAATCGGATCGGCTTTTTCCTGCACATCCCGTTCCCGGATTACGATGTCCTGCGGGCCATGCCGGGGCATCGCCGGCTGCTCGAGGATCTATGCCGGTTCGATCTCCTCGGCTTTCAGACCGAAAACGACCGGCACGCCTTCGAGGAGTCCGCGAGCCGCGCCATTGGCGCGCTGGTGTTCTCACCGGGGCGTCTTCGCCACCGCAGCCGACATTTTCGAACGGGCGTCTATCCGGTGGGTGTGGCCGTGGATGAGCTGGCGGATCTCAGCCGCCGTACCATGACCACGCCGCGGGTTCGCCGACTGCTGGACGGGCTGGGCGAGCGCGACCTGATGATCGGTGTCGACCGGCTGGACTACTCCAAGGGCCTGGAACAGCGCTTCCGCGCCTTCGAGGCACTGCTCGACGACTACCCGCACCGACGCGGCCATACCGTGCTGATGCAGATCGCCAGCCCGTCTCGGGGCGACATCGCCGAGTACGCCGAGCTGCGCCAGCGCCTGGAGGGGTTGAGCGGGCACATCAACGGTACCTATGCCGACCTGGACTGGGCCCCGATCCACTATCTCAACAAGACCTTCGCGCGGGGCTCCGTCGTGGGGCTGTACCGTGCGGCGCGGGTCGGGGTGGTGACGCCGCTGCGCGATGGCATGAATCTGGTGGCAAAGGAATTCGTGGCCAGCCAGGATCCCGACAACCCCGGCGTGCTGGTGCTCTCCGAGCTGGCCGGCGCGGCGGCCGAGCTCACCGACGCCGTGCAGGTCAACCCCTACGATATCGACGCCATTGCCGCCGGCCTCAACCAGGCACTGGCCATGCCGCTGCCCGAGCGGCGGCGGCGCCACCAGCGGATGATGACCACACTGCGGGAAAAGGATATCGGCGCCTGGGAGCAGCGATTCCTGAATGATCTTGGCGAACCCACGGGCTGA
- a CDS encoding glycoside hydrolase family 15 protein, translating to MADQPGEATDPSELNLELGVIGNCQIASLIDSGGSLVWSCLPRFDAQPAFSRLVDTGDRGHFSIELIDHCDTRQYYRHNTAILCTELSDLHGAVLRITDFCPRFRQYGRYYRPVMIIRRLEVLRGNPVIRTRLRPTSGWDGQPPATTRGSNHVRFIREAQVLRVTTDAPLTHVLEETPFVVDGTMTFVLGPDESVKESVDAMGRRFLENTEIHWREWARSLAIPFEWQREVIRAAITLKLSAYEDTGAVIAAFTTSIPEAANSERNWDYRYCWLRDAYFTVHALNRLGATRTMEGFLRYIINLVAASGDHRLQPLYGIGGERRIDETQADAFSGYRGMGPVRVGNAAYHQDQHDVYGTVVLAATQAFFDERLERPGDKALYHRLCALGEEAARLYDQPDAGIWEYRGRARVHTYSAMMCWAACDRLRRIAERLGLDADASRWEGEAERMHETICREAWSERHGAFVETFGGDTLDASLLLMHELGFIAPDDSRFIGTVEAIERQLRRGDHLFRYAAEDDFGLPENAFNICTFWFIDALHAIGRGEEARRLFCNMLEHRTKLGLLSEDLNTEDGELWGNFPQTYSMVGLINSAMHLSRSWEESL from the coding sequence ATGGCTGACCAGCCTGGCGAGGCAACTGACCCCTCCGAGCTGAACCTGGAACTGGGCGTGATCGGCAACTGCCAGATCGCGTCATTGATCGACTCGGGCGGATCGCTGGTCTGGTCCTGCCTGCCACGCTTCGACGCCCAGCCGGCCTTCTCGCGGCTCGTGGATACGGGCGACCGGGGGCACTTCAGTATTGAGCTGATCGACCACTGCGACACCCGCCAGTACTACCGGCACAACACCGCCATCCTCTGCACCGAGCTCAGCGACCTGCATGGCGCGGTCCTGCGGATCACCGACTTCTGCCCGCGGTTCCGGCAGTACGGCCGCTACTACCGGCCGGTCATGATCATTCGCCGTCTCGAGGTACTGCGCGGCAATCCGGTGATCCGCACCCGGCTGCGGCCCACCAGCGGCTGGGACGGTCAGCCACCGGCGACGACCCGCGGCAGCAACCATGTGCGTTTCATCCGCGAGGCGCAGGTGCTGCGCGTGACCACGGACGCGCCGCTGACCCATGTGCTGGAAGAAACGCCGTTCGTGGTGGATGGCACGATGACCTTCGTGCTGGGGCCGGACGAGAGCGTCAAGGAGTCCGTCGACGCCATGGGCCGACGCTTTCTCGAGAATACCGAGATCCACTGGCGGGAATGGGCGCGCTCACTGGCGATTCCCTTCGAATGGCAGCGCGAGGTGATCCGGGCGGCGATCACCCTCAAGCTCTCGGCCTATGAGGACACCGGGGCGGTGATCGCGGCCTTCACCACCTCCATCCCGGAGGCGGCCAACAGCGAGCGCAACTGGGACTACCGCTACTGCTGGCTGCGCGATGCCTATTTCACGGTGCATGCCCTCAACCGGCTGGGTGCCACGCGCACCATGGAGGGCTTCCTGCGATATATCATCAACCTGGTCGCCGCGAGTGGCGATCATCGTCTGCAGCCGCTCTATGGCATCGGCGGCGAACGGCGCATTGATGAGACCCAGGCCGATGCCTTCAGCGGCTACCGGGGGATGGGACCGGTCAGGGTCGGCAATGCCGCGTATCACCAGGATCAGCATGATGTCTATGGCACCGTGGTGCTGGCCGCGACCCAGGCGTTTTTCGACGAACGCCTCGAGCGGCCGGGTGATAAGGCGCTCTACCATCGCCTCTGCGCGCTGGGCGAGGAGGCCGCGCGGCTCTATGACCAGCCCGATGCCGGTATCTGGGAGTATCGGGGCCGGGCGCGGGTCCATACCTACTCGGCGATGATGTGCTGGGCGGCCTGCGACCGGCTGCGGCGAATCGCCGAACGGCTTGGTCTGGATGCGGATGCCTCCCGCTGGGAGGGCGAGGCCGAGCGCATGCACGAAACCATCTGCCGGGAGGCCTGGAGCGAGCGACACGGGGCCTTTGTCGAGACCTTCGGCGGTGACACGCTGGATGCGAGCCTGCTGTTGATGCATGAACTCGGCTTCATCGCCCCCGATGATTCCCGCTTCATCGGCACGGTCGAGGCCATCGAGCGCCAGCTGCGTCGCGGCGATCATCTGTTCCGTTACGCCGCCGAGGATGACTTCGGCCTGCCAGAGAACGCCTTCAACATCTGCACCTTCTGGTTCATCGATGCGCTGCACGCCATCGGCCGCGGCGAGGAGGCGCGGCGGCTTTTCTGCAACATGCTCGAACACCGCACGAAACTCGGCTTGCTGTCGGAGGATCTGAATACCGAGGATGGGGAACTGTGGGGCAATTTCCCGCAGACCTACAGCATGGTGGGGCTCATCAACTCAGCCATGCATCTGAGCCGCAGCTGGGAGGAGAGCCTTTGA
- the otsB gene encoding trehalose-phosphatase gives MSEARAARRPGLPSPEAGWALFLDFDGTLVEIAEHPDAVTVPDALPALLRALVERLDGAVAIVSGRDLAGLDALLDGALPAMAGIHGLERRDGQGRLYRPVDHSERFTEVRAALHEFVETHPGTAMEDKGNALTLHYRGAPAVAEEAAAVMRNQCAALGEEFRLQPGKQVLEIRPSSHHKGTVVEAFMAEIPFRGRTPVFIGDDVTDEDAFQVVNTLGGHSIRVGTDRPTAAQYEIESVNEALQWLTSLARQLTPPS, from the coding sequence ATGAGCGAAGCGCGCGCGGCAAGGAGGCCCGGCCTGCCGAGCCCTGAGGCCGGTTGGGCCCTGTTCCTCGATTTCGACGGCACCCTCGTGGAGATCGCCGAGCACCCGGATGCCGTGACCGTTCCCGATGCGCTGCCGGCCCTCCTGCGGGCGCTCGTCGAGCGGCTGGATGGGGCCGTGGCGATTGTCTCCGGTCGTGACCTGGCCGGGCTCGATGCCCTGCTCGACGGTGCCCTGCCAGCCATGGCCGGCATCCATGGACTGGAGCGCCGCGATGGCCAGGGCCGATTGTATCGGCCCGTGGATCACAGCGAACGCTTCACCGAGGTGCGTGCCGCGCTGCATGAGTTCGTCGAGACGCATCCCGGCACCGCGATGGAGGACAAGGGTAATGCACTGACCCTGCATTACCGCGGGGCTCCGGCCGTGGCCGAGGAGGCGGCGGCGGTGATGCGGAACCAATGCGCAGCCCTCGGCGAAGAGTTCCGGCTTCAGCCCGGCAAGCAGGTTCTGGAGATCCGTCCTTCAAGCCACCACAAGGGCACCGTGGTCGAGGCCTTCATGGCCGAGATACCCTTCCGAGGACGTACACCGGTATTCATCGGCGATGACGTGACCGATGAAGACGCCTTTCAGGTCGTCAACACGCTGGGCGGCCATTCCATCCGCGTCGGCACCGACCGCCCGACCGCGGCGCAATACGAGATCGAGTCTGTCAACGAGGCACTGCAATGGCTGACCAGCCTGGCGAGGCAACTGACCCCTCCGAGCTGA
- a CDS encoding YajG family lipoprotein, giving the protein MKRLQQTLLLIGLTLLLAACSQGTQNLRLAPQPADTGEVTGGGLPVSLQVVDMRSDRDLGMLENPDGSIVRLLPADDINYAIQLAAAETLRDYGFEPTLWDGRAEPRLEIRIQVLMHDVTAGVPYKLDTEIALQGVAWMNGERFTGRAQTTLTRQRALPPGAKANAEAIDTAITRALGQLLNEEMANFLAGRG; this is encoded by the coding sequence ATGAAAAGACTCCAGCAGACCCTGTTGCTGATCGGATTGACGCTGCTGCTCGCCGCCTGTAGCCAGGGCACACAGAACCTTCGACTGGCGCCGCAACCGGCGGACACCGGCGAGGTGACCGGTGGCGGTCTGCCGGTCTCCCTGCAGGTGGTGGACATGCGCAGCGACCGCGATCTGGGCATGCTCGAGAACCCCGATGGCAGCATCGTGCGTCTGCTGCCGGCCGACGACATCAACTACGCCATCCAGCTGGCCGCCGCCGAGACACTGCGTGACTATGGCTTCGAACCCACGTTGTGGGATGGGCGTGCCGAGCCGCGGCTGGAGATCCGCATCCAGGTGCTCATGCACGATGTGACCGCCGGCGTGCCCTACAAGCTCGACACGGAAATCGCCCTCCAGGGTGTCGCCTGGATGAACGGCGAGCGGTTCACCGGCCGGGCACAGACCACTCTGACCCGGCAGCGCGCCCTGCCCCCGGGGGCCAAGGCCAATGCCGAGGCCATCGATACGGCCATCACCCGGGCCCTCGGCCAGCTCCTCAATGAGGAGATGGCCAACTTCCTGGCGGGACGCGGCTGA
- a CDS encoding mycobacterial-type methylenetetrahydrofolate reductase: MKTVLEAVPPELHKGEAAVDAVVEKVAAVQAGTPLDAVNIPEIHEEPSRSSKGERRQPFAPRMAPRDLARIIHDRLGLECMINHVVVHHQSEQALVDWARETWESYGIRQFVLVGGGRHSARYPGPGVPEANQLLRERADIPALRIGNICIPSREDEAQRVAAKVATGADFFTTQILYEPEGFTGMLDTLAEEGGAPPEILLAFCPVRSVRNLRFLLWLGVSLSDALEQWLTAIEDAVPERSLAQIRQAWAEIIEHQQARGREAPILGVNLAPIGPITAGTTIDLAADLAKLHGAGSRAV; encoded by the coding sequence GTGAAAACCGTTCTGGAGGCCGTTCCGCCGGAGCTGCACAAGGGAGAGGCGGCGGTGGACGCCGTGGTGGAGAAGGTCGCTGCTGTCCAGGCGGGAACGCCGCTCGATGCCGTGAATATCCCCGAAATCCACGAGGAGCCATCCCGCAGCAGCAAGGGTGAGCGGCGCCAACCCTTCGCGCCGCGCATGGCGCCCCGCGACCTCGCGAGGATCATCCATGACCGGCTCGGGCTGGAGTGCATGATCAACCACGTCGTCGTCCATCATCAGAGCGAACAGGCTTTGGTCGACTGGGCCCGGGAGACCTGGGAGTCGTACGGCATCCGGCAGTTCGTGCTGGTGGGCGGCGGGCGCCACTCGGCGCGCTACCCGGGGCCGGGGGTGCCCGAGGCCAACCAGCTCCTGCGCGAGCGCGCCGACATTCCCGCGCTGCGAATCGGTAATATCTGCATCCCCTCCCGCGAGGACGAGGCGCAGCGCGTAGCGGCCAAGGTGGCGACCGGCGCGGATTTTTTCACCACCCAGATCCTCTACGAGCCCGAGGGCTTCACCGGCATGCTCGATACGCTGGCCGAGGAGGGCGGTGCGCCGCCGGAAATCCTGCTCGCCTTCTGTCCGGTCAGGTCCGTTCGCAACCTGCGCTTTCTGCTCTGGCTGGGCGTCAGCCTGTCCGATGCGCTGGAGCAGTGGCTCACCGCCATCGAGGACGCGGTGCCTGAGCGCTCGCTGGCCCAGATCCGCCAGGCCTGGGCCGAGATCATCGAGCATCAGCAAGCCCGCGGCCGCGAGGCGCCGATCCTCGGTGTCAACCTTGCCCCCATCGGCCCGATCACCGCCGGGACGACGATCGATCTGGCCGCTGACCTCGCGAAACTGCACGGCGCCGGTTCGCGCGCGGTATGA
- a CDS encoding MOSC domain-containing protein: MTITLKTLMSQYPRAGRLEWIGLRPARRVALEMPDQAEVDATGLVGDRYAGRSGKRAVTLIQAEHLPVVAALMGRSDLDPAITRRNLVVSGINLYALRGERFRVGEVLLEGTGVCDPCSFMEASLGPGGYNAMRGHGGITARVIDAGRIALGDAVAAELEEASA; the protein is encoded by the coding sequence ATGACGATCACGCTCAAAACGCTGATGAGTCAGTATCCGCGCGCCGGCCGCCTGGAGTGGATCGGCCTCCGCCCGGCACGCCGGGTGGCACTGGAGATGCCGGATCAGGCCGAGGTCGACGCGACCGGGCTGGTGGGTGATCGCTACGCCGGCCGCAGTGGCAAGCGGGCGGTCACCCTCATCCAGGCCGAGCATCTGCCGGTGGTGGCGGCCCTGATGGGGCGGTCCGATCTGGATCCGGCGATCACCCGTCGTAACCTCGTGGTCAGCGGCATCAACCTATACGCCCTGCGCGGCGAGCGGTTCCGGGTGGGGGAAGTGCTGCTCGAGGGCACCGGGGTCTGCGATCCCTGCTCGTTCATGGAGGCGTCGCTGGGGCCGGGCGGCTACAATGCCATGCGTGGCCATGGCGGCATTACGGCGCGGGTCATCGACGCCGGGCGCATTGCCCTCGGTGATGCCGTCGCCGCCGAGCTGGAGGAGGCATCGGCATGA